Proteins encoded within one genomic window of Bradyrhizobium sp. CB1717:
- a CDS encoding xanthine dehydrogenase family protein subunit M: MKPFAYHQPGQIPDAAKLLTSIEDSKLVAGGMTLIPTLKQRLASPVALVDMSKLGSLKGITDDGVTITIGAMTPHAVVAASKLVQAKIPGLAALASMIGDPAVRSRGTIGGSVANNDPAADYPAGVLGLGATVITSTREIAADKFFLGLFETALESGEIITAIRFPVPLKAGYAKFKAPASRYALVGVFVAKFADGVRVAVTGAGPGVFRVPPMEAALSGNFDASAIAAIKIDTDGLTSDIHAEADYRAHLVTVMAKRAVDAALS; encoded by the coding sequence ATGAAACCGTTTGCCTATCACCAGCCGGGCCAGATTCCCGACGCGGCCAAGCTCCTGACCTCGATCGAGGACAGCAAGCTCGTTGCCGGCGGCATGACGCTGATCCCGACGCTGAAGCAGCGGCTGGCGAGCCCCGTCGCGCTGGTCGATATGTCGAAGCTCGGATCGCTGAAGGGGATCACTGACGACGGCGTCACCATCACCATTGGCGCAATGACGCCGCATGCAGTGGTGGCGGCCTCAAAACTCGTCCAGGCAAAAATCCCCGGGCTCGCGGCGCTGGCCTCGATGATCGGTGATCCCGCCGTGCGCAGCCGCGGCACCATCGGCGGCTCGGTTGCCAACAACGATCCGGCGGCTGATTATCCAGCCGGGGTGCTCGGCCTCGGCGCGACCGTCATCACCAGCACACGTGAGATCGCGGCCGACAAGTTCTTCCTGGGGCTGTTCGAGACCGCGCTTGAGTCGGGCGAGATCATTACCGCGATCCGCTTCCCGGTGCCGCTCAAGGCAGGCTACGCAAAGTTCAAGGCGCCGGCCTCGCGCTATGCGCTGGTCGGCGTGTTCGTCGCGAAATTCGCCGATGGGGTTCGCGTCGCCGTCACCGGCGCGGGGCCAGGCGTGTTCCGCGTGCCGCCGATGGAGGCGGCGCTGTCGGGCAATTTCGATGCCTCCGCGATCGCGGCGATCAAGATCGATACCGACGGCCTCACCTCCGATATCCATGCCGAAGCCGATTATCGTGCGCATCTCGTCACGGTGATGGCCAAGCGCGCCGTCGACGCGGCGCTCAGCTAG
- a CDS encoding xanthine dehydrogenase family protein molybdopterin-binding subunit, whose translation MGNVIGIGAAPKRKEDQRFLTGRGNYVSDIKRPGMTAGVFVRSPHGHAVLRGIDKSAALASPGVIAVLTGDDVADDGLGSLPCGWGITDAKGVPMKEPPFPMLAQDKVRFVGDMVAFVIAETPEQANAGVELLKIDYDVLPSVVGVLEAIRPGAPQLFDDVPNNICCDWELGDKAAVETAFKKAAHVAKLSLVNNRLIGNPMEPRAAIAEYEPGTDRFTLWTTSQFPHVVRFLMGALVLNIPQHKLRVVAPDVGGGFGVKQFHYGEEAVITWAARRVMRPVKWVASRSEGYVSDRHGRDHVTEAELALDETGKFLAFRVNTLANMGGYLSTFGPNIPTNLYGPLLGGVYTTPAIYCNVKVVFTNTVPVDAYRGAGRPEATFVLERIVDVAASEMGIDRVELRRRNMIPKEAYPYQTPVLVQYDSGDPMGCLDGALVAADVKNFGLRKAASASKGKFRGLGYSTYVEACGLAPSRFAGRLGARGGLYESATVRVHPTGQVTVMIGTHNHGQGHETTFAQIVSDKLGVAFENVDIVFGDTDRVQFGMGTYGSRSLVVGGAALSKATDKVIVKGKKIAAHLLEASEADIQFEAGKFSVAGTDRIKTFEEIAGAAYVPHDYPLEVLEPGLEEQAYYDPVNFTYPGGCHIAEVEVDPETGTVTLVNYTAVDDVGTVINPMIVEGQLHGGIVQGVGQALFENAVYDEGSGQLLSGSLMDYCMPRADHLPMMKVATHSTLCTHTPMGVKGCGEVGTIGSPAAVINAVVDALSHLGVTHVDMPATPNRIWRLLQNASLPVAAE comes from the coding sequence ATGGGCAATGTGATCGGCATCGGCGCCGCACCGAAGCGGAAGGAGGACCAGCGCTTCCTCACCGGCCGCGGCAATTACGTCTCCGACATCAAGCGTCCGGGCATGACGGCCGGTGTGTTCGTGCGCTCGCCACATGGCCACGCGGTGCTGCGCGGCATCGACAAGAGCGCGGCGCTGGCCTCGCCCGGCGTCATCGCCGTGCTGACCGGCGACGATGTCGCCGACGACGGGTTGGGGTCGCTGCCCTGCGGCTGGGGCATCACCGATGCCAAGGGCGTGCCGATGAAGGAGCCGCCGTTCCCGATGCTGGCGCAGGACAAGGTGCGCTTCGTCGGCGACATGGTGGCCTTCGTCATCGCCGAAACGCCGGAACAGGCGAATGCGGGTGTCGAGCTCCTGAAGATCGACTACGATGTGCTGCCCTCCGTGGTCGGCGTGCTCGAGGCGATCAGGCCGGGCGCACCGCAACTGTTCGACGACGTGCCGAACAACATCTGCTGCGACTGGGAGCTCGGCGACAAGGCCGCGGTCGAAACCGCCTTCAAGAAAGCGGCGCATGTCGCGAAACTCAGCCTCGTCAACAACCGCCTGATCGGCAACCCCATGGAGCCGCGCGCGGCGATCGCCGAATACGAGCCGGGCACGGATCGCTTCACGCTGTGGACCACCAGCCAGTTCCCGCATGTCGTGCGCTTCCTGATGGGCGCGCTGGTGCTGAACATTCCCCAGCACAAGCTGCGGGTGGTCGCGCCCGATGTCGGCGGCGGCTTCGGCGTCAAGCAGTTCCACTACGGCGAGGAGGCCGTGATCACCTGGGCCGCCAGGCGGGTGATGCGGCCGGTGAAATGGGTCGCGAGTCGCTCGGAGGGTTACGTGTCCGATCGTCATGGCCGCGATCACGTCACCGAGGCCGAGCTCGCGCTCGACGAGACCGGAAAATTCCTCGCCTTTCGCGTCAACACGCTCGCTAATATGGGCGGCTATCTCTCGACCTTCGGGCCGAACATCCCGACCAATCTCTATGGTCCCTTGCTCGGCGGCGTCTACACCACGCCGGCGATCTACTGCAATGTGAAGGTGGTCTTCACCAACACCGTGCCGGTCGATGCCTATCGCGGCGCGGGCCGGCCCGAGGCGACCTTCGTGCTGGAGCGCATCGTCGATGTCGCAGCCAGCGAAATGGGGATCGACCGTGTCGAGCTCCGCCGCCGCAACATGATCCCGAAGGAGGCCTATCCCTATCAGACGCCGGTGCTGGTGCAGTACGATTCCGGCGATCCCATGGGTTGTCTCGACGGCGCGCTGGTCGCCGCCGACGTCAAGAACTTTGGCCTCCGCAAGGCTGCCTCCGCCAGCAAGGGCAAGTTCCGCGGGCTCGGCTACTCCACCTATGTCGAGGCCTGCGGCCTTGCGCCGTCGCGCTTCGCAGGACGGCTGGGGGCGCGCGGCGGTCTCTACGAGAGCGCCACGGTGCGTGTGCATCCGACCGGCCAGGTCACGGTGATGATCGGCACGCACAATCACGGCCAGGGCCACGAGACGACCTTCGCGCAGATCGTCTCGGACAAGTTAGGGGTCGCCTTCGAGAATGTCGACATCGTCTTTGGCGACACCGATCGGGTGCAGTTCGGCATGGGCACCTACGGCTCGCGCTCGTTGGTCGTCGGTGGCGCCGCGCTGTCGAAGGCGACCGACAAGGTGATCGTCAAGGGCAAGAAGATCGCCGCGCATCTGCTCGAAGCATCCGAGGCCGATATCCAGTTCGAGGCCGGAAAATTTTCCGTCGCGGGCACGGACCGCATCAAGACCTTCGAGGAGATCGCGGGCGCCGCCTACGTTCCGCACGACTATCCGCTCGAAGTGCTGGAGCCGGGGCTGGAGGAGCAGGCCTATTACGACCCCGTCAACTTCACCTATCCCGGCGGCTGCCACATCGCCGAGGTCGAGGTCGATCCCGAGACCGGCACGGTGACGCTGGTGAACTACACCGCGGTCGACGACGTCGGCACGGTCATCAACCCGATGATCGTCGAGGGGCAATTGCATGGCGGCATCGTGCAGGGCGTCGGCCAAGCGCTGTTCGAGAACGCAGTCTATGACGAAGGCTCCGGCCAGCTGCTGTCGGGCTCGCTGATGGACTACTGCATGCCGCGCGCCGATCATCTGCCGATGATGAAGGTCGCGACGCATTCGACGCTGTGCACGCACACGCCGATGGGTGTGAAGGGATGCGGCGAGGTCGGCACCATCGGCTCGCCCGCCGCCGTCATCAACGCGGTGGTCGATGCGCTGTCGCATCTCGGCGTCACCCATGTCGACATGCCGGCGACGCCGAACCGGATCTGGCGCCTGCTGCAGAACGCGTCGCTGCCCGTCGCGGCGGAATAG
- a CDS encoding ABC transporter ATP-binding protein, translated as MKNDRGDIELAGVCKSFDGVTNVVDGVNLKIADGAYCCFIGPSGCGKTTILRMIAGHEDPTAGEIVIGGQNVVGLAPVQRRTAMMFQSYALFPHLTVRENIAFALRVRGMSKADRLRSADAMIEKVRLTQFAGRLPAQLSGGQQQRVALARAAITEPRVLLLDEPLSALDEQLRVQMRQELRRMQQELGITFIHVTHTQLEAIALADLVVVMEQGRIKQAGPAREVYAHPHDRYVAEFMGGQNVLSGRVEKVNGASFTLAQAAPSGIEVPLQARPTVSVGDKVDIAVRRDDVALVRPGKELPPGCTTSLRSRVLAIEYQGYFVKVMLDTVPDDEFVAYVPEKTFFADPFTVGDVVMATWATGSALPLA; from the coding sequence AACGATCGCGGCGATATCGAACTGGCAGGCGTCTGCAAAAGCTTTGACGGCGTGACCAATGTGGTCGACGGCGTCAACCTCAAGATCGCAGACGGCGCCTATTGCTGCTTCATCGGCCCCTCCGGCTGCGGCAAGACCACGATCCTGCGCATGATCGCGGGCCATGAGGATCCGACCGCAGGCGAGATCGTGATCGGCGGGCAGAACGTCGTCGGGCTCGCGCCGGTGCAGCGCCGCACCGCGATGATGTTCCAGTCCTATGCGCTGTTCCCGCATCTGACCGTGCGCGAGAACATCGCCTTCGCCTTGCGCGTGCGCGGCATGTCCAAGGCCGATCGGCTGCGGTCTGCCGACGCCATGATCGAGAAGGTGCGGTTGACGCAATTCGCCGGCCGCCTGCCGGCCCAGCTCTCAGGCGGCCAGCAGCAGCGCGTGGCGTTGGCGCGTGCCGCGATCACCGAGCCGCGCGTGCTGCTGCTCGACGAGCCGCTGTCGGCGCTCGACGAGCAGCTCCGCGTCCAGATGCGCCAGGAGCTCCGGCGGATGCAGCAGGAGCTCGGCATCACCTTCATCCACGTCACCCACACCCAGCTCGAGGCGATCGCGCTTGCCGACCTCGTCGTGGTGATGGAGCAGGGCAGGATCAAGCAGGCGGGCCCGGCGCGCGAGGTCTACGCCCATCCGCACGACCGCTACGTTGCCGAATTCATGGGTGGGCAGAACGTACTGTCCGGCCGCGTCGAGAAGGTCAACGGCGCGAGCTTTACGCTCGCACAGGCCGCGCCCTCTGGGATCGAGGTGCCGCTACAGGCCCGTCCGACCGTCAGCGTCGGCGACAAGGTCGATATCGCTGTGCGCCGCGACGATGTTGCGCTGGTGAGACCCGGCAAGGAGCTGCCGCCCGGTTGCACCACATCGCTGCGGAGCCGCGTGCTCGCGATCGAATACCAGGGCTATTTCGTCAAGGTCATGCTCGACACCGTGCCGGACGACGAGTTCGTGGCCTATGTCCCGGAAAAGACCTTCTTCGCAGATCCCTTCACCGTCGGCGATGTCGTGATGGCCACATGGGCCACCGGCAGCGCCCTTCCACTCGCCTAG
- a CDS encoding Hsp20/alpha crystallin family protein, with the protein MGFRDLIPWSRNQDLAPARENFDPFLTLHREMNRLFEDVFRGFGGTSLSPLMEGRFGWPKVELSETDKTLTVSAELPGLTEKDVQVEVANGVLTVRGEKKAERNGEGRYFTERYYGAFERQIPLEGVEEDKAEASFTNGVLTVSLPKSEKAREGVKRIAINTH; encoded by the coding sequence ATGGGTTTTCGTGATCTCATTCCCTGGTCGAGAAACCAGGATCTCGCGCCCGCGCGCGAGAATTTCGATCCGTTCCTGACGCTTCACCGCGAGATGAACCGTCTGTTCGAAGACGTCTTCCGCGGTTTCGGCGGGACCAGTCTGTCGCCGCTGATGGAAGGCCGTTTCGGCTGGCCGAAGGTCGAGCTCAGCGAGACCGACAAGACGCTGACCGTTTCGGCGGAGCTTCCCGGCCTGACGGAGAAGGACGTCCAGGTCGAGGTCGCCAATGGCGTCCTGACCGTCCGCGGCGAGAAGAAGGCGGAGCGCAACGGCGAAGGCAGGTACTTCACCGAGCGCTACTACGGCGCCTTCGAGCGGCAGATCCCGCTGGAGGGCGTTGAAGAAGACAAGGCGGAGGCGTCGTTCACCAACGGCGTCCTGACCGTGTCGCTGCCGAAATCCGAGAAGGCGCGCGAAGGCGTCAAGCGCATCGCGATCAACACGCATTAG
- a CDS encoding Hsp20 family protein yields the protein MRTSFDFAPLWRSTIGFDHLADLVDSTLRQATEDNYPPYNIERSGEDHYRISLAVAGFGASDISVTAEQNALTIEGRKPETAAHEYLYQGIAARPFRRVFNLADYVQVKQASFQDGLLIIDLVREVPEAMKPRRIAITNGAPAASQIEQKKAA from the coding sequence ATGAGGACCAGTTTCGACTTCGCGCCCCTGTGGCGCTCCACCATCGGCTTCGATCATCTGGCTGACCTCGTCGACAGCACGTTGCGCCAGGCGACCGAGGACAACTATCCCCCCTACAATATCGAGCGTTCCGGCGAGGACCACTACCGCATCAGCCTTGCGGTGGCGGGCTTTGGCGCCAGCGACATCTCGGTGACGGCCGAGCAGAACGCGCTCACCATCGAGGGCCGGAAGCCCGAGACTGCTGCGCACGAATATCTGTACCAAGGCATCGCCGCGCGTCCGTTCCGGCGCGTGTTCAATCTCGCCGACTATGTCCAGGTGAAGCAGGCCTCGTTCCAGGACGGGCTGCTGATCATCGACCTGGTCCGCGAGGTCCCGGAAGCCATGAAGCCGCGCCGGATCGCGATCACGAACGGCGCTCCTGCGGCATCGCAGATCGAGCAGAAGAAAGCGGCCTGA
- a CDS encoding amidase, which yields MTDGSGRAAFPPAPTGLGALSATEIMAGYRRKAFTPRDVVDDTIAALQATNEACNAVVTPMYEQARAEADRLTREMRAGEVTGPLAGVPVTIKDLVFVAGVPAYAGSPMNKAFVPDVDAAVVSALKTAGAIITCKTTTCESGYKLTADSPLTGTTRNPWNPSRTSGGSSGGAAAGVAAGCGPIAIGTDGVGSIRVPSSFCGVFGLKPTFGLVPRSPGFSPPSWASLAHTGPITRTVADAALTLEIIACYDMRDAASLPVPSRRFDTNPAPLNGIRIGGSVDLGYAAVSPDVRAAFNKALAILDSCGAQVTMDGPGLDPGILEHTLKPIAFTEQAAAVATKTTADLASSEADYRDVVHAGRHYSGTDYIEAGYRRGQARNAFLKLFERVDALVTPTVAVTAFEAGQIGVGSIDGREVDPHLGWSPFTWPINLAGLPAATLPCGFDRDGMPIGLQIVAAWLDEPTIFRIAAAFEAAQLWGKFWPSMALNEQWGVRAKA from the coding sequence ATGACTGATGGTTCCGGCCGAGCGGCCTTCCCGCCGGCGCCGACTGGCCTTGGCGCGCTCTCTGCAACCGAGATCATGGCCGGCTACCGGCGCAAGGCGTTCACTCCGCGCGATGTCGTCGACGACACCATCGCCGCGCTTCAGGCGACGAACGAGGCCTGCAATGCGGTGGTGACGCCGATGTACGAGCAGGCGAGGGCGGAGGCCGACCGTCTCACCAGGGAGATGCGCGCGGGCGAGGTCACGGGACCGCTCGCCGGTGTGCCCGTCACGATCAAGGATCTCGTCTTCGTCGCGGGCGTGCCCGCTTATGCCGGCTCGCCCATGAACAAGGCGTTCGTGCCCGACGTCGATGCCGCCGTGGTCTCGGCCCTGAAGACAGCCGGCGCGATCATCACCTGCAAGACAACCACCTGCGAGTCCGGCTACAAGTTGACGGCGGACAGCCCGCTCACGGGCACGACGCGGAATCCGTGGAATCCCAGCCGTACCAGCGGCGGCTCGAGTGGCGGCGCGGCAGCCGGCGTTGCCGCCGGTTGCGGTCCGATCGCGATCGGCACCGATGGCGTCGGCTCGATCCGCGTGCCCTCGTCCTTCTGCGGCGTGTTCGGCCTGAAGCCGACCTTCGGCCTCGTCCCGCGCTCGCCCGGTTTCTCGCCGCCGTCCTGGGCCTCGCTCGCCCATACCGGCCCGATCACGCGCACGGTGGCGGACGCCGCGCTCACGCTGGAGATCATTGCTTGCTATGATATGCGCGACGCCGCAAGCCTGCCGGTACCATCCCGCCGCTTCGATACCAACCCCGCGCCATTGAATGGAATCCGCATCGGCGGCAGCGTCGATCTCGGCTACGCCGCCGTCAGTCCCGATGTGAGAGCAGCGTTCAACAAGGCGCTGGCCATTCTCGACTCCTGCGGCGCGCAGGTGACGATGGACGGGCCGGGCCTCGATCCCGGTATTCTCGAGCATACCCTGAAGCCGATTGCCTTCACCGAACAGGCGGCGGCAGTCGCGACCAAGACCACGGCTGATCTCGCAAGCTCTGAAGCCGACTATCGCGACGTCGTCCACGCCGGCCGTCACTACAGCGGCACGGACTATATCGAGGCCGGCTACCGGCGCGGTCAGGCGCGCAATGCGTTCCTCAAATTGTTCGAGCGCGTCGATGCGCTGGTGACCCCGACGGTCGCTGTGACCGCGTTCGAGGCCGGGCAGATCGGTGTCGGCTCGATCGACGGCCGCGAGGTCGATCCGCATCTCGGCTGGTCGCCCTTCACCTGGCCGATCAATCTCGCCGGGCTTCCGGCGGCGACGCTGCCCTGCGGCTTCGACCGCGACGGCATGCCGATCGGTTTGCAGATCGTCGCGGCCTGGCTCGACGAGCCCACGATTTTCCGCATCGCCGCAGCGTTCGAAGCGGCGCAGCTTTGGGGGAAGTTCTGGCCGTCAATGGCATTGAACGAGCAATGGGGAGTGAGGGCAAAAGCGTAG
- a CDS encoding (2Fe-2S)-binding protein: MTVQISFTLNGRPTTVDVEPATLVAELLREQLNLTGTHIGCDTSQCGACVVHLDGLPVKSCTLLAPALDGASLLTIEGLQGAPGSNRMHPMQEAFREHHGLQCGFCTPGMLMTAVALAAEKPDLTEADVRHGLEGNICRCTGYQNIVVSVMAGAAAMHAAKGE; encoded by the coding sequence ATGACCGTGCAGATATCCTTCACCCTCAACGGACGGCCAACCACCGTGGACGTCGAGCCGGCAACGCTCGTCGCCGAGCTCCTGCGCGAGCAGCTCAACCTCACCGGCACCCATATCGGCTGCGATACCAGCCAGTGCGGCGCCTGCGTGGTGCACCTCGACGGTCTTCCCGTGAAGAGCTGCACCTTGCTCGCGCCCGCGCTCGATGGCGCGAGCCTGCTCACCATCGAAGGTCTCCAAGGCGCGCCGGGCTCGAACCGGATGCATCCGATGCAGGAAGCCTTTCGCGAGCATCACGGCCTGCAATGCGGCTTCTGCACGCCGGGCATGCTGATGACGGCCGTGGCTCTCGCGGCCGAGAAGCCGGACCTGACGGAGGCCGACGTCCGTCACGGCCTCGAAGGCAATATCTGCCGCTGCACCGGCTACCAGAACATCGTCGTCTCGGTCATGGCCGGCGCGGCCGCCATGCACGCCGCCAAGGGAGAGTGA